One segment of Candidatus Arsenophonus lipoptenae DNA contains the following:
- the pssA gene encoding CDP-diacylglycerol--serine O-phosphatidyltransferase, with product MILSKLQQIKTQQYLEKLAKLSQDVSGFTTLYQPESFRKALLDNIAKAKKYIYITTLYFESDDAGSDILNALYQAKIARPTLDIKIMVDWHRAQRCRIGGSKNSTNAEWYYQMAISHPELNIAIFGIPVNTLEALGVFHVKGFIFDNNIIYTGASINNVYLKQNKRYRYDRYHILNNTQLAITMKSFIDQCLLSSPAIQLLNQVYYRSNTKIKRFIKKFRHNLKSSHYQFKNNATNGELAVTPLIGLGKRNELNKIILYLMHCTKNKMIICTPYFNLPTILIHIIIKLLRDGKQLEVIIGDKTANDFYIPPEEPFKIISTLPYLYEINLRRFIYRLQSFVDNQQLTIRLWKNGDNSYHLKGIWIDNNWQLITGNNLNSRAWGLDLENAILIHDPENVLFQQKNKELKCITNYTNIIHSYQEIDNIQHYPVKVKQLIRRLNRIYVDNLIRRII from the coding sequence GTGATTTTATCAAAATTACAACAAATCAAAACTCAACAATACCTTGAAAAATTAGCAAAATTATCTCAGGATGTATCTGGATTCACCACTTTATATCAACCAGAAAGTTTTCGTAAAGCATTATTAGATAATATTGCTAAAGCTAAAAAATATATTTATATCACTACACTTTATTTCGAATCTGATGATGCAGGATCAGATATATTAAATGCATTATATCAAGCTAAGATAGCTAGACCAACATTAGATATAAAAATAATGGTTGATTGGCATCGTGCGCAACGATGCCGTATTGGTGGATCTAAAAATTCAACTAATGCTGAATGGTATTATCAAATGGCTATATCTCATCCTGAATTAAATATTGCTATTTTTGGCATTCCTGTAAATACACTAGAAGCTTTAGGTGTTTTTCATGTAAAAGGTTTTATCTTTGATAATAATATCATTTATACTGGTGCTAGTATAAATAATGTTTATCTTAAACAAAATAAACGTTATCGCTATGATCGCTATCATATATTAAATAATACACAATTAGCTATAACAATGAAAAGTTTTATTGATCAATGCTTATTATCTTCACCAGCTATCCAACTTCTAAATCAAGTATATTACCGAAGTAATACTAAAATAAAGCGTTTTATTAAAAAATTTCGTCATAATTTAAAAAGCTCTCATTATCAATTTAAAAATAATGCTACTAATGGAGAATTAGCAGTGACTCCATTAATCGGCTTAGGTAAAAGAAATGAATTAAATAAAATTATTTTATATCTAATGCATTGCACAAAAAATAAGATGATTATCTGCACTCCTTACTTTAATTTACCAACTATTTTAATACATATAATTATTAAATTATTACGTGATGGTAAACAACTGGAAGTTATCATTGGCGATAAAACGGCTAATGATTTTTATATTCCACCAGAAGAACCATTTAAAATTATTAGTACATTACCTTATCTATATGAGATAAATTTGAGAAGATTTATATATCGTCTACAATCTTTTGTAGATAATCAACAATTAACTATCAGGCTATGGAAAAATGGAGATAATAGTTACCATTTAAAGGGTATTTGGATAGATAATAATTGGCAGTTAATAACAGGTAATAATCTAAATTCTCGTGCATGGGGATTAGATTTAGAGAATGCAATATTAATCCATGATCCTGAAAATGTTTTATTTCAACAAAAAAATAAGGAATTAAAATGTATAACAAATTATACAAATATTATACATTCTTATCAAGAAATAGATAATATTCAACATTATCCAGTAAAAGTCAAACAACTTATTCGTCGTTTAAATAGAATTTATGTTGATAACTTAATACGTCGTATTATTTAA
- a CDS encoding riboflavin synthase: protein MFTGIIQGKGILVDVINRINLNRFIVKFPNEMLPNLKIGASVSNNGCCLTVSDINQEYITFDLMKETLKLTNLESLKIGDIINLERSVKYSDEIGGHIMSGHIITTAKIIKILKSKNNLQIWFNLCKKKYVKYILHKGFIGIDGISLTVGNVTNNSFCVHLIPETILRTTIAEKNLGEKVNIEIDFHTQAIVDTIERIINKKYKRII from the coding sequence ATGTTTACAGGCATCATTCAAGGAAAGGGAATACTAGTAGATGTTATCAATAGGATTAATTTAAACCGTTTTATTGTTAAATTTCCTAATGAAATGCTTCCTAATTTAAAGATAGGTGCTTCTGTTTCTAATAACGGATGTTGTTTAACAGTATCTGATATTAATCAGGAGTATATTACTTTTGATTTAATGAAAGAAACTTTAAAATTGACAAATTTAGAAAGTTTAAAAATAGGAGATATAATTAATTTAGAAAGATCAGTGAAATATAGTGATGAAATAGGTGGACATATAATGTCTGGACATATAATTACTACAGCTAAAATAATTAAAATTTTAAAATCTAAAAATAATCTTCAAATATGGTTTAATTTATGTAAAAAAAAATATGTAAAATATATTTTACATAAAGGGTTTATAGGTATTGATGGAATTAGTTTAACAGTAGGAAATGTAACTAATAATAGTTTTTGTGTTCATTTAATACCTGAAACAATTCTTCGTACTACTATAGCAGAAAAAAATCTTGGAGAAAAAGTTAATATTGAAATAGATTTTCATACTCAAGCAATAGTTGATACTATTGAACGCATAATAAACAAAAAATATAAAAGAATAATTTAA
- the leuS gene encoding leucine--tRNA ligase — translation MQEQYIPEEVEILVQQHWEKKQTFKVTEDINKEKFYCLSMLPYPSGQLHMGHVRNYTIGDVISRYQRMLGKNVLQPIGWDAFGLPAENAAIQNNTDPATWTYSNISYMKNQLKMLGFSYDWSREITTCTPEYYRWEQWFFTKIYEKGLAYKRLSSVNWCKNDLTVLANEQVIDGNCWRCNTPIERIEIPQWFIKITAYAEELLNDLDKLDGWPEDVKTMQRNWIGRSEGIEITFKLENNDKTLIAYTTKLDTFMGVTYLAIATNHPLAKSLAKTNNELNSFINKNSNIKIAEEAIANIEKKGINTNLFAIHPLTNKRIPIWITNFILMEYHTGVVMAIPGHNKNDFEFATKYNLPIKSVIINYKQNITSIKKELLIKKNILINSGEFSGLDNKTGANAIAEKLITQGNGKRKINYRLRDWCVSRQRYWGTPIPMVTLENGSTIPVPEKQLPVILPEDILIHRIHGKVQNIKINPQWAKTKINGYIALRDTDTFDTFVESSWYYTRYTCPHYDKAMLDLAATNYWLPVDQYIGGIEHTIMHLLYFRFFHKLMRDFGLVNTDEPVKRLLCQGMVLADAFYYLGKKGERIWVSPNDVIVKRNKKNEIIKAIDKNGNKLFYKGMSKMSKSRNNGINPQLMIKKYGADTVRLFIMFAAPPENNLEWKESSLNGMNRFIRRLWRTVFEHTKKGKTIPLNKSILNQYQKNIWCDLHKTISKVTNDIDQRYAFNTAIASIMEFMNKLTKISNNSEQDRALIQESLEVIILLLSPIIPHACFIMWKALNQQGDIDNASWPIANEQAIIKNTKVIFIQINGKVKGNIIVDVNTSQDTILDMAKKEFHIAKYLKDKTIKKVIYIPLKLLNFIY, via the coding sequence ATGCAAGAACAGTATATACCAGAAGAAGTAGAAATACTAGTGCAACAACATTGGGAAAAAAAACAAACATTTAAAGTAACAGAAGATATTAATAAAGAAAAATTTTATTGCCTATCAATGTTACCATATCCATCTGGTCAACTACATATGGGACATGTTAGAAATTATACTATCGGTGATGTTATATCACGTTATCAAAGAATGTTAGGAAAAAATGTTCTACAACCTATAGGTTGGGATGCCTTTGGGTTACCTGCAGAAAATGCTGCCATACAAAATAATACTGATCCTGCAACTTGGACTTATTCCAATATTAGTTATATGAAAAATCAATTAAAAATGCTTGGATTTAGTTATGATTGGAGTAGAGAAATTACAACTTGTACACCAGAATATTATCGTTGGGAACAATGGTTTTTTACTAAAATTTATGAAAAAGGGTTAGCTTATAAAAGGCTATCATCTGTTAATTGGTGTAAAAATGATTTAACTGTCTTAGCTAATGAACAAGTTATCGATGGTAATTGTTGGCGTTGTAATACACCTATAGAACGAATAGAAATTCCTCAATGGTTTATTAAAATCACCGCATATGCAGAAGAATTACTAAATGATCTAGATAAATTAGATGGATGGCCAGAAGATGTTAAAACTATGCAACGTAATTGGATTGGGCGTTCAGAAGGAATTGAAATTACTTTTAAATTAGAAAATAATGATAAAACATTAATTGCTTATACTACAAAATTAGATACTTTTATGGGTGTAACTTATTTAGCTATTGCAACAAATCATCCATTAGCAAAAAGTCTTGCAAAAACAAATAATGAACTTAACTCTTTTATTAATAAAAATAGTAATATTAAAATAGCTGAAGAAGCAATAGCAAATATAGAAAAAAAAGGTATTAATACTAATTTATTTGCAATACATCCACTAACTAATAAAAGGATACCAATCTGGATAACTAATTTTATATTAATGGAATATCATACAGGGGTAGTGATGGCTATTCCAGGACATAATAAAAATGATTTTGAATTTGCAACTAAATATAATTTACCTATTAAATCAGTTATTATTAATTATAAACAAAATATCACAAGTATAAAAAAAGAATTATTAATTAAAAAAAATATTTTAATTAATTCTGGTGAATTCAGTGGATTAGATAATAAAACAGGTGCTAATGCTATTGCTGAAAAATTAATTACACAAGGTAATGGGAAACGAAAAATTAATTATCGATTACGTGATTGGTGCGTATCTCGTCAACGTTATTGGGGAACACCTATTCCTATGGTAACTTTAGAAAATGGTTCTACTATACCAGTACCAGAAAAACAACTTCCAGTAATTTTACCTGAAGATATCTTGATACATAGAATACATGGAAAAGTTCAAAATATAAAAATAAACCCACAATGGGCAAAAACCAAAATTAATGGTTATATAGCATTACGTGATACTGATACTTTTGACACATTTGTAGAATCATCATGGTATTATACTCGTTATACATGTCCTCATTATGATAAAGCAATGTTAGATCTAGCAGCTACTAATTACTGGCTTCCAGTAGATCAATATATAGGTGGTATTGAACACACTATTATGCATTTATTATATTTTCGTTTTTTTCATAAATTAATGCGTGATTTTGGTTTAGTTAATACAGATGAACCAGTTAAACGACTTTTATGTCAAGGAATGGTATTAGCAGATGCATTTTATTATCTAGGAAAAAAAGGTGAACGTATTTGGGTATCACCAAATGATGTAATAGTAAAAAGAAATAAAAAAAATGAGATCATTAAAGCTATAGATAAAAATGGAAACAAGCTATTTTATAAAGGTATGAGTAAAATGTCTAAATCTAGAAATAATGGCATAAACCCACAATTAATGATAAAAAAATATGGAGCTGATACAGTAAGGTTATTTATAATGTTTGCAGCACCACCAGAAAATAATTTAGAATGGAAGGAATCAAGTTTAAATGGTATGAATCGTTTTATTCGTCGTCTCTGGCGTACTGTTTTTGAACACACAAAAAAAGGAAAAACTATACCCTTGAATAAATCTATTCTAAATCAATATCAAAAAAACATATGGTGTGATTTGCATAAAACAATATCTAAGGTAACTAATGATATTGACCAACGTTATGCTTTTAATACTGCAATTGCCTCAATTATGGAATTTATGAACAAATTAACAAAAATATCAAACAACAGTGAGCAAGATCGTGCATTAATACAGGAATCATTAGAGGTTATCATACTACTATTATCACCTATTATTCCTCATGCCTGTTTTATTATGTGGAAGGCACTTAATCAGCAAGGGGATATTGATAACGCTAGTTGGCCTATTGCTAATGAACAAGCAATCATAAAAAATACTAAAGTTATTTTTATACAAATTAATGGTAAAGTTAAAGGTAATATCATTGTAGACGTCAATACATCTCAAGATACTATATTAGACATGGCAAAAAAAGAATTTCACATAGCTAAATATCTTAAAGATAAAACTATTAAAAAAGTAATTTATATACCACTTAAATTATTAAATTTTATTTATTAA
- the holA gene encoding DNA polymerase III subunit delta, which produces MIHICTTNLNLYLNDKIRSCYLVIGDDAFLLQESIDKICEIAHKKGFTERYTYSLDTNTDWNNIYHLSKSYSLFSRRQIIILILPESGYTTILKNKLLKLSKLLHSDLLLILCAKKLTKEQENSIWYKKISKDGVYINCQTPELHQFPKWISKRAKVMSITLDEQSIQLLCYYYEGNLLALNQIFKLLLILYPDGNFTLSRVQKVVNDNVHFKPYHWIDMLLQGNIKRSWHILQQLKKENYENVFLLHIIQRELILILTLKYQSKGKDLIKLFNQNNVWQYRRPIISTAIKRLSIYKLQLAIQILNKVEVNLKKDYCYIIWPLLEILSILLCSETITKSFINEFTS; this is translated from the coding sequence ATGATTCATATATGTACAACAAACCTCAACTTATATCTTAATGATAAGATAAGATCTTGCTATTTAGTTATTGGTGATGATGCTTTTTTATTACAGGAAAGTATTGATAAAATCTGTGAAATAGCTCATAAAAAAGGTTTTACTGAACGTTATACATATTCACTTGATACTAATACTGACTGGAATAATATTTATCACCTTAGTAAATCTTATAGCTTATTTTCAAGAAGACAAATAATTATTTTAATTTTACCTGAAAGTGGTTATACGACGATTTTAAAAAACAAACTTCTAAAATTAAGCAAATTATTACACTCTGATTTATTACTAATATTATGTGCCAAAAAATTAACGAAAGAACAGGAAAATAGTATATGGTATAAAAAAATAAGCAAAGACGGGGTTTACATTAATTGCCAAACACCTGAACTACATCAATTTCCAAAATGGATATCTAAAAGAGCAAAAGTTATGTCAATTACCTTAGATGAACAATCTATTCAGTTACTATGCTATTACTATGAAGGAAATTTACTAGCTCTAAATCAAATATTTAAATTATTATTAATATTGTATCCTGATGGTAACTTTACCTTATCTCGTGTTCAAAAAGTAGTAAATGATAACGTTCATTTTAAACCATATCATTGGATTGATATGTTACTTCAAGGTAATATTAAACGTAGCTGGCATATTTTACAACAATTAAAAAAAGAAAATTATGAAAATGTATTTTTATTACATATTATTCAACGTGAACTTATATTAATTTTGACATTAAAATATCAAAGTAAAGGAAAAGATTTAATTAAATTATTTAATCAAAATAACGTGTGGCAATATCGTAGACCTATTATCAGTACTGCAATAAAAAGATTATCAATTTATAAATTACAGCTTGCTATACAAATACTTAATAAAGTAGAAGTAAATTTAAAAAAAGATTATTGCTATATTATTTGGCCTTTACTAGAAATTTTGTCTATATTATTGTGTAGCGAAACAATAACAAAAAGTTTCATTAATGAATTTACAAGCTAA
- the nadD gene encoding nicotinate-nucleotide adenylyltransferase, with protein MNLQAKQKSNFPVIKALFGGTFDPIHYGHLLPIEKLAQQVYLQKVILIPNHIPPHKSQPTTTAQQRLDMLKLAIKHKPLFSIDTREFNRITPSYTIETILSIRQQIGWKKSLAFIIGQDSLLSINTWFNWQKILKICHLLVYPRPGYTNKCFENIYMRQWIKQYQVYFPAILRYKPFGAIYLANTPLLNISSTEIRKYQYDKKNSKKILPPLVLRYVKKNQLYKNEY; from the coding sequence ATGAATTTACAAGCTAAACAAAAATCTAATTTTCCAGTTATTAAAGCACTATTTGGTGGTACTTTTGATCCTATTCACTATGGTCATCTACTTCCAATTGAAAAACTAGCTCAACAAGTTTACTTACAAAAAGTTATTTTGATTCCAAATCACATCCCACCACATAAATCACAGCCCACAACAACTGCTCAACAAAGATTAGATATGTTAAAATTAGCAATCAAACATAAACCTCTTTTTAGTATAGATACTCGTGAATTTAATCGTATAACACCATCTTATACAATAGAAACTATCCTCTCTATTAGACAACAAATAGGTTGGAAAAAATCATTGGCCTTTATTATTGGACAGGATTCATTACTGTCAATTAATACTTGGTTTAATTGGCAAAAAATTTTAAAAATTTGTCATTTATTGGTGTATCCTCGACCTGGATACACCAATAAATGTTTTGAAAATATATATATGAGACAATGGATTAAACAATATCAAGTTTATTTTCCAGCAATACTTAGATATAAACCATTTGGAGCTATATATTTAGCGAATACTCCTTTATTAAATATTTCTTCGACTGAGATAAGAAAATATCAGTATGATAAAAAAAATAGTAAAAAAATATTACCACCTCTAGTATTACGTTATGTTAAAAAAAATCAACTGTATAAAAATGAATACTAA
- the lptE gene encoding LPS assembly lipoprotein LptE: MRYLILFIITFIIIINGCGFHLHDTDKIPKELKILKLNINNSYGHITHIIKQQLKLNNIRLMNEAVQNIPILKIENTSKKIETVSIYQDGKSAEKKLIFFLNVLFILPNGTSYPINVRVERTFFDNPLEILAREAENEVIKQEIYEEAVCQLIDKLLIIYGNI, encoded by the coding sequence ATGCGTTATTTAATCTTATTTATTATTACATTTATAATAATTATAAATGGTTGTGGATTTCATTTACACGATACTGATAAAATACCCAAAGAATTAAAAATATTAAAATTAAATATTAATAATTCCTATGGACATATTACACATATAATTAAGCAACAATTAAAGTTAAACAATATCAGATTAATGAATGAAGCCGTTCAGAATATACCAATTTTAAAAATTGAAAATACCTCAAAAAAAATAGAAACTGTTTCTATTTATCAAGATGGGAAAAGTGCAGAAAAAAAATTAATTTTTTTTCTAAATGTACTATTTATTCTACCAAATGGTACTTCTTATCCAATAAACGTACGCGTAGAAAGAACTTTTTTTGATAATCCATTGGAAATATTAGCTAGAGAAGCTGAAAATGAAGTTATTAAACAAGAAATATACGAAGAAGCTGTTTGTCAATTAATTGATAAATTACTAATTATTTATGGTAATATTTAA
- the mrdA gene encoding peptidoglycan DD-transpeptidase MrdA produces MNPKKKKEKKKRLFFRDYTAETTLFIRRSLISFIIILILISILIINLYNLQVIQHKNYQTKSNDNRIKIVPLLPSRGIIYDRNGIPLALNKTFYKLEIIPEKTINLKKIFSQLRDIIDLNDKDIEDFKKEHKRSHRFISIPLKNSLNEVQVARFAVNQHKFPGLEVKGYQRRYYPYGSILTHVIGYVGKINDKDISKLKKNNLLKNYQSMHNIGKLGIERYYENILHGTIGYAEVEVNSHGKVIRQLHEYTPQAGKDIYLTIDLNLQIKIDKLLNSSKAAAIVTDPRNGEILALVSKPTYGPNLFVNGISNKEYQLLLNNPNKPLINRTTQGVYPPASTVKPFIAIAALTENIISTNSIFFDPGWWQLPNSGKRYRDWKKIGHGRLNVVRAIIESSDTFFYQIAYDMGIDRISYWMHKFGYGQYTGIDLWEENSGLMPTREWKQKRYKKPWYQGDTIPIGIGQGYWTTTPIQMAKVLMTLINNGVVKTPHLLYGIKLDKAILPYEHKDYIQIGNINLVFWKLVKEAMYGVANAPNGTAYKNFLNTPYKAAVKSGTAQVFNYEKYNESQVSKHLRDHKLMIGFAPYHEPTISITIILENGGTGITVGNFVRSIFDYLLINKKNISQVKNTNTLLKED; encoded by the coding sequence GTGAATCCGAAGAAAAAAAAAGAAAAAAAGAAAAGATTATTTTTTCGCGATTACACCGCTGAAACAACTTTATTTATTCGTCGTTCCTTAATATCTTTTATTATTATTTTAATATTAATAAGTATCTTAATTATCAATCTTTATAATTTACAAGTAATTCAACATAAAAATTATCAAACTAAATCAAATGATAATAGAATTAAAATAGTCCCTCTGCTGCCAAGCAGAGGTATAATTTATGATAGGAATGGAATTCCGCTAGCATTAAATAAAACATTTTATAAATTGGAAATTATTCCTGAAAAAACAATTAATCTAAAAAAAATATTTTCTCAATTACGTGATATTATAGATCTAAATGATAAAGATATAGAAGATTTCAAAAAAGAACATAAACGTTCACATAGATTTATTTCTATACCATTAAAAAATTCATTAAATGAAGTACAAGTAGCACGTTTTGCTGTTAATCAGCATAAATTTCCTGGACTTGAAGTAAAAGGTTACCAACGCCGTTATTACCCTTATGGCTCTATTCTGACTCATGTTATAGGTTATGTAGGTAAAATCAATGATAAAGATATAAGTAAATTAAAAAAAAATAATTTATTAAAAAATTATCAATCAATGCATAATATCGGTAAATTAGGCATTGAACGATATTATGAAAATATTTTACATGGTACAATAGGATATGCAGAAGTTGAGGTGAATAGTCATGGCAAAGTTATACGTCAACTACATGAATACACTCCACAAGCAGGAAAAGATATTTATCTTACTATTGATCTCAATTTACAAATTAAAATCGATAAACTATTAAATAGCAGCAAAGCTGCGGCAATTGTAACCGATCCACGTAATGGGGAAATTTTAGCTTTAGTCTCTAAACCAACATATGGACCTAATCTATTCGTTAATGGTATATCTAATAAGGAGTATCAATTATTATTAAATAATCCAAATAAACCATTAATTAACAGAACTACTCAAGGAGTATATCCACCTGCATCAACTGTTAAACCATTTATAGCAATTGCTGCATTAACTGAAAACATTATCTCAACTAATTCTATATTCTTTGATCCTGGTTGGTGGCAATTGCCAAATTCTGGAAAACGTTATAGAGATTGGAAAAAAATTGGTCATGGTAGATTAAATGTTGTTAGAGCTATTATTGAATCATCAGATACGTTTTTTTACCAGATAGCTTATGATATGGGTATAGATCGTATATCATATTGGATGCATAAATTTGGATATGGTCAATATACTGGAATTGATCTCTGGGAAGAAAATTCAGGTCTTATGCCAACTCGTGAATGGAAACAAAAACGTTACAAAAAACCTTGGTACCAAGGAGATACAATTCCTATAGGAATTGGACAAGGTTATTGGACTACGACTCCAATTCAAATGGCTAAAGTATTAATGACGTTAATTAATAATGGTGTTGTTAAAACTCCACATCTACTTTATGGAATAAAGTTAGATAAAGCTATTCTACCATATGAACATAAAGATTATATACAAATAGGTAATATTAATTTAGTATTTTGGAAATTAGTTAAAGAAGCTATGTACGGGGTAGCTAATGCACCAAATGGAACAGCATATAAAAATTTTCTCAATACACCATATAAAGCTGCTGTCAAATCAGGTACAGCACAGGTATTTAATTATGAAAAATATAATGAAAGTCAGGTATCTAAACACCTACGTGATCACAAATTAATGATTGGATTTGCACCATATCATGAACCAACTATTTCTATTACTATTATTCTAGAAAATGGTGGTACTGGGATAACTGTTGGTAATTTTGTTAGAAGTATTTTTGATTATTTATTAATTAATAAAAAAAATATATCACAAGTAAAAAATACAAATACATTACTAAAAGAAGATTAA
- the mrdB gene encoding peptidoglycan glycosyltransferase MrdB (rod shape-determining protein RodA), producing MNDNLNKLSLSKWLHLDITMLLIICSLIIYSVVIMWSASGQNIDMMQRKCIQILIGFILMIIMAQISPRIYENWAPHLYFFSVILLLFVDAYGQISKGAQRWLDIGFIRFQPSEITKISVPLMVARFVNRDIYPPTLKNTLLALILIFLPALLVAAQPDLGTSILIIASGLFILFLAGMDWKLITISFIGIACFIPILWYFLMHDYQRIRITTILLNPEMDPLRSGYHIIQSKIAIGSGGLFGKGWLHGTQSQLEFLPERHTDFIFAVLSEEFGLIGVIILLTLYLLLIIRGFIIAANAQNTFGRVMVGGLILIFFTYIFINIGMVSGILPIVGIPLPLLSYGGSALIVLMSGFGIIMSIHTHRKFLSKNL from the coding sequence ATGAATGATAATTTAAATAAATTATCGCTGTCCAAATGGTTGCATCTTGATATTACAATGTTACTCATTATTTGCTCTTTGATAATATACAGTGTTGTAATCATGTGGAGTGCTAGTGGTCAAAATATAGATATGATGCAACGCAAGTGCATTCAGATTTTAATTGGATTTATTCTAATGATTATTATGGCGCAAATTTCTCCACGTATATATGAAAATTGGGCACCTCATCTTTATTTTTTTTCTGTAATCTTGTTATTATTTGTTGATGCATATGGTCAAATTAGTAAAGGTGCACAAAGATGGTTAGACATTGGATTTATTCGTTTTCAACCATCAGAGATAACTAAAATTTCAGTCCCACTGATGGTAGCACGTTTTGTAAATCGAGATATATATCCTCCTACATTAAAAAATACTCTTCTAGCATTAATACTAATTTTCTTACCAGCATTACTCGTTGCAGCTCAACCAGATCTAGGTACTTCTATTTTAATTATCGCATCTGGTTTATTTATACTTTTTTTAGCTGGCATGGATTGGAAATTAATTACTATTTCATTTATAGGTATCGCTTGTTTTATTCCTATTCTATGGTATTTTTTAATGCATGATTATCAAAGAATTCGTATTACTACTATATTATTGAATCCAGAAATGGATCCATTAAGATCTGGTTATCATATTATTCAATCCAAAATTGCTATAGGTTCAGGTGGCCTATTTGGAAAAGGATGGTTACATGGTACTCAGTCACAATTGGAATTTCTACCAGAACGTCATACTGATTTCATTTTTGCTGTACTATCTGAAGAATTTGGATTAATTGGTGTCATTATTTTACTAACACTATATCTATTATTGATAATACGTGGGTTTATAATTGCAGCTAATGCACAAAATACATTTGGTAGAGTTATGGTTGGTGGGTTAATATTAATCTTTTTTACTTACATATTTATTAATATTGGAATGGTTAGTGGTATTTTACCTATAGTTGGTATTCCATTACCATTATTAAGCTATGGAGGTTCTGCATTAATTGTATTAATGTCTGGATTCGGTATTATTATGTCAATTCATACTCATAGAAAATTTTTATCAAAAAATTTATGA